A region from the Deltaproteobacteria bacterium genome encodes:
- a CDS encoding CoA transferase — protein MKRVLEDIKVLDWGRFIACPYCGMILADMGAEVIRVERSGGEEDRTIGLLGPNGQNMSYPNYARNKKAITLNLMGNKHASEVLADLVKEADVIIQNFSPGARRIMGLTYEDMKAIKPDIIYTAISCYGSEGPYSQRTGFDYIAQIVSGSLGIGGYPDKPPLRAMMSWVDYGTALCATVGTLLALRHRDATGEGQMVDLALLRTATSFMGPFIAEAEVLERLRPNLGNRAAYVGPTDLFKCKDGYVFIATLMNTLWKRLAKAIGHEELLDDPDLYNDYARFEHRERIDPKIAEFTAQRTVDEVLAVMEEARIPCGRYLGPDEVSRDPHIESQNMVEYTDLEVPGLERVPVCGIPIRLSKTPGRVERRAPRVGEHNEEIYGDLLGYSKEKIAELKEQGVI, from the coding sequence ATGAAAAGGGTTCTCGAAGATATCAAGGTCCTTGACTGGGGTCGTTTCATTGCCTGCCCTTATTGCGGCATGATTTTAGCGGATATGGGAGCTGAAGTAATCCGCGTTGAACGGTCTGGAGGTGAAGAAGATCGAACCATTGGGCTGCTGGGACCTAACGGTCAGAACATGTCCTATCCCAATTACGCCCGCAACAAGAAAGCCATCACCTTGAACCTCATGGGAAACAAACACGCGAGCGAGGTCCTGGCCGACCTGGTCAAGGAGGCCGATGTGATTATTCAGAACTTCAGCCCCGGTGCAAGGCGGATCATGGGCCTGACCTATGAAGATATGAAGGCCATCAAGCCTGATATTATTTATACCGCTATCTCCTGCTATGGCAGCGAAGGGCCTTACTCACAGCGCACCGGCTTTGACTACATCGCCCAGATCGTATCCGGCTCACTCGGAATCGGCGGCTATCCGGACAAGCCGCCTCTTCGGGCCATGATGTCCTGGGTGGATTATGGCACCGCCCTGTGCGCCACCGTGGGGACCCTGCTGGCCCTGCGGCACCGCGACGCCACCGGCGAGGGACAGATGGTGGACCTGGCCCTGCTCCGAACCGCAACCTCCTTTATGGGGCCTTTCATCGCAGAAGCTGAAGTGCTCGAAAGGCTCCGGCCCAACCTTGGCAACCGCGCCGCCTACGTCGGACCGACTGACCTCTTCAAGTGCAAGGACGGCTATGTCTTTATCGCCACCCTGATGAATACGCTCTGGAAAAGACTGGCCAAGGCCATCGGGCATGAGGAACTTCTTGACGACCCTGATCTTTATAATGACTATGCGCGTTTCGAGCACCGTGAGCGCATTGATCCCAAAATCGCTGAATTCACTGCGCAGAGAACCGTAGACGAGGTGCTGGCCGTCATGGAAGAAGCGCGTATCCCCTGCGGGCGCTACCTGGGCCCGGATGAAGTCTCCAGGGACCCGCATATCGAATCACAGAATATGGTCGAATATACGGATCTGGAAGTGCCGGGGTTGGAAAGGGTGCCCGTGTGCGGCATACCCATCAGGCTCTCTAAGACTCCGGGCCGGGTCGAAAGGCGCGCCCCGCGGGTGGGCGAACATAATGAGGAAATATATGGCGATCTTCTGGGTTACAGCAAAGAAAAAATAGCCGAGCTAAAGGAACAGGGCGTGATATAA
- a CDS encoding aldehyde ferredoxin oxidoreductase: MKILRVNMSNLETSLEDLPQEWQILGGRALSAQILKKEVSPAADPLGPEARLVIAAGPLAGTLAPSCGRISVGARSPLTLGIKEANAGGPTAQKLDRLGIRAIVVQGAAQDGKPHLLKIDKDGTVLEPADDYQGMKTYELAEALLKKYDNKAAVISIGPVGEKKYKSATVAFTDKDGHCSRHAGRGGLGGVMGAKGLKAIVVDDSGAPSIDLADKEAFREAVRGWTDIIKSDPMIQNMSKYGTPGVIVPLRSMGSMPSKNYSSEPTEGFENLSGQSIEKINQERGGSMDGCMPGCIVRCSVVYNDAQGKHLTSALEYETLALMGTNLGINDPDALARFDRFCDEMGIDTIELGSAMGVAASAGKMAMGDVDSAMALLEEVEKGTEFGATLANGVVSTSKALGVTRVPAFKGQAMPAHDARVTKATGVTYHTSPMGADHTAGLSYDDPMNKEGQVEKSLITQIANAAMDAFGYCNLAAPGDTKALFEFLKNLINARYGLSIGAEDIVNIGRATLKAELEFNEGAEFSKIHEPYPEFVRNEPLAPTGSVFDVDLDEIAKIWEKLDSIAVI, encoded by the coding sequence ATGAAAATACTGCGAGTCAATATGAGTAACCTTGAGACTAGCTTGGAGGATCTCCCGCAAGAATGGCAGATACTTGGCGGCCGGGCCCTGTCAGCCCAGATTTTGAAAAAGGAAGTGTCTCCGGCAGCGGACCCGCTTGGACCTGAGGCCAGGCTCGTTATCGCCGCCGGTCCATTGGCCGGTACCTTGGCCCCGTCCTGCGGCCGGATATCTGTCGGAGCGAGGAGCCCGCTCACCCTGGGGATCAAGGAGGCCAATGCCGGCGGACCAACAGCGCAGAAGCTGGACAGGTTAGGGATTCGGGCCATAGTAGTCCAAGGCGCGGCCCAGGATGGCAAACCTCATCTCCTCAAGATAGACAAGGATGGAACAGTACTCGAGCCTGCAGATGACTACCAGGGGATGAAGACTTATGAATTAGCCGAAGCGCTTCTTAAAAAATATGATAACAAGGCCGCGGTGATTTCCATCGGACCGGTGGGCGAAAAGAAATATAAGTCCGCGACTGTGGCCTTCACCGACAAGGATGGTCATTGTTCGCGGCATGCCGGGCGCGGCGGCCTGGGCGGGGTCATGGGCGCCAAGGGGCTCAAGGCGATTGTGGTTGATGACAGCGGCGCGCCGTCCATAGACCTTGCAGATAAAGAGGCGTTCAGGGAGGCGGTGCGAGGCTGGACGGACATAATCAAGTCCGATCCTATGATCCAGAATATGAGTAAGTATGGTACACCCGGTGTGATTGTCCCGCTGCGATCCATGGGGAGTATGCCTTCTAAAAATTACTCCAGCGAGCCGACTGAGGGTTTTGAAAATCTCAGCGGACAGTCCATTGAGAAGATAAACCAGGAAAGAGGCGGCTCCATGGACGGCTGCATGCCCGGCTGCATCGTCAGATGTTCGGTGGTTTACAATGATGCACAGGGAAAACATCTGACTTCCGCCTTAGAGTACGAGACCCTGGCCCTCATGGGCACCAACCTGGGTATTAATGATCCTGACGCCCTGGCCAGATTTGACCGCTTCTGTGACGAAATGGGCATTGATACGATTGAGCTGGGTAGCGCCATGGGCGTGGCAGCCAGCGCTGGAAAGATGGCCATGGGTGATGTTGATTCGGCCATGGCTCTGCTGGAAGAGGTCGAGAAAGGCACAGAATTCGGCGCTACCCTGGCCAATGGCGTTGTTTCCACCTCCAAGGCCCTGGGCGTGACTAGGGTTCCGGCCTTCAAGGGCCAAGCCATGCCAGCTCATGACGCCCGGGTCACCAAGGCCACCGGCGTAACCTATCACACCAGCCCCATGGGCGCGGACCATACGGCCGGACTGTCCTATGATGATCCTATGAACAAGGAAGGTCAGGTGGAAAAGTCCCTCATAACACAGATAGCTAATGCCGCCATGGATGCCTTTGGTTATTGTAATCTGGCCGCGCCCGGTGATACGAAAGCGCTTTTTGAATTTTTAAAAAATTTGATCAACGCGCGTTACGGATTAAGTATCGGGGCGGAAGACATCGTCAATATTGGCAGAGCGACCCTGAAGGCAGAACTTGAGTTCAATGAAGGAGCCGAGTTCAGTAAAATCCACGAGCCTTATCCTGAATTTGTCAGAAATGAACCCCTGGCTCCGACGGGCAGTGTGTTTGACGTTGATCTCGATGAGATTGCCAAGATTTGGGAGAAGCTGGACTCCATAGCGGTTATTTAA
- a CDS encoding tetratricopeptide repeat protein, with protein sequence MPPLQNLTFLVIESDAVLRKTEVRILHDMEYSDILEAENGTEAWSIIKNSNIDFIVSSGDLPDMSGIVLLKIIRADSKHSVLPVLLVVEKITRGQVIEAGEAGVSDLILHPFSSETFKKKIQSVIQVDLDPKNIEAEMNYTQGMKLMKENRWDEALTTFKRILSIESESAEVFYNMGYIQTAQGNYDEAILCFRKATLINSHHARAYQQMGEVYTQLGQKEEAEKAFQKAADIYIEKEMDESAEQVLLEVARINPNTVNVYNSLGIVYRRQGKLQEAIKQYQKALKVNPNDENIYYNLSRVFILTKDLKKAKELVTRAFEINPEFNEAGELLKSINMNLESE encoded by the coding sequence GTGCCTCCTCTGCAAAATTTGACTTTCCTGGTCATCGAAAGCGATGCCGTACTTCGCAAAACTGAAGTTCGCATCCTCCATGACATGGAATACAGCGACATCCTTGAGGCGGAAAACGGGACTGAAGCCTGGTCCATCATCAAAAACTCTAATATAGACTTTATCGTCTCCTCCGGGGACCTCCCGGATATGAGCGGGATTGTCCTCCTCAAAATTATACGGGCTGATTCAAAGCACAGCGTCCTGCCAGTTTTACTGGTGGTGGAGAAAATCACCAGGGGTCAGGTCATCGAGGCCGGGGAGGCCGGAGTCAGTGATTTGATCCTGCATCCTTTTTCTTCTGAAACGTTCAAGAAAAAAATCCAGAGTGTCATTCAGGTTGATCTGGACCCGAAAAATATTGAAGCTGAAATGAATTATACCCAGGGTATGAAGCTCATGAAGGAAAACCGCTGGGACGAAGCCCTAACCACCTTCAAACGAATCCTCTCCATAGAAAGCGAAAGCGCAGAAGTTTTTTATAACATGGGCTATATTCAGACAGCCCAAGGCAATTATGACGAGGCTATTCTCTGCTTCCGCAAGGCCACGCTGATCAATAGCCACCATGCCCGGGCCTATCAACAGATGGGAGAGGTTTACACGCAGCTGGGCCAGAAAGAGGAGGCGGAAAAAGCCTTCCAGAAAGCGGCGGACATCTATATCGAAAAAGAAATGGATGAAAGTGCCGAGCAGGTTCTCCTGGAAGTGGCCCGCATCAATCCCAATACCGTTAATGTTTACAATTCATTGGGTATCGTGTATCGTCGTCAAGGCAAGCTTCAGGAGGCTATCAAGCAGTACCAAAAGGCCCTCAAAGTCAACCCGAATGATGAAAATATCTACTATAATTTAAGCCGGGTTTTCATCCTGACGAAAGATCTCAAAAAGGCCAAGGAGCTAGTTACCCGGGCCTTTGAAATCAACCCTGAGTTCAATGAAGCCGGTGAGCTGCTCAAGTCCATAAATATGAATCTTGAGTCAGAATGA